A stretch of the Erwinia sp. SLM-02 genome encodes the following:
- the msrP gene encoding protein-methionine-sulfoxide reductase catalytic subunit MsrP, producing MKNVNKLSEKDVTPESVFNTRRRALLKSLGIGAAAYTLPGVARADVLSWFKGNDRPKAPSGKPLEFSQPAQYQADLALTPEDKVTGYNNFYEFGLDKADPAANAGTLKTTDWKITIDGEVAKPLTLDMDDIFKRFPLEQRIYRMRCVEAWSMVVPWIGFELGQLLKAAEPTSNARYVAFQTVYAPDEMPGQQDRFIGGGLDYPYVEGLRLDEAMHPLTLLTTGVYGKALPPQNGAPIRLTVPWKYGFKGIKSIVKISLVKDMPPTTWNQLAPNEYGFYANVNPHVDHPRWSQASERVIGSGGILDVKRQPTLLYNGYAEQVASLYHGLDLRENF from the coding sequence ATGAAAAACGTTAATAAACTGTCTGAAAAAGACGTTACGCCTGAAAGCGTGTTCAATACCCGCCGCCGCGCGCTGTTAAAATCCTTAGGAATTGGCGCTGCGGCTTACACTCTGCCCGGCGTGGCCAGAGCCGACGTGCTTTCATGGTTTAAAGGCAACGATCGCCCGAAAGCCCCTTCGGGTAAGCCGCTGGAATTCAGTCAACCGGCGCAGTACCAGGCCGATCTGGCGCTGACGCCAGAAGATAAAGTCACCGGTTACAATAACTTTTATGAGTTCGGGCTGGATAAAGCCGATCCCGCCGCCAACGCGGGCACGCTGAAAACCACCGACTGGAAAATCACCATCGATGGCGAAGTGGCGAAACCGCTGACTTTAGATATGGATGATATCTTCAAGCGCTTCCCGCTGGAGCAGCGTATCTATCGCATGCGCTGCGTTGAGGCCTGGTCAATGGTGGTGCCGTGGATCGGCTTTGAGTTAGGTCAGTTACTGAAAGCGGCCGAGCCCACCAGCAATGCACGCTATGTCGCCTTCCAGACCGTCTATGCTCCGGACGAAATGCCCGGTCAGCAGGATCGCTTTATCGGCGGCGGGCTGGATTACCCCTATGTGGAAGGATTACGGCTGGATGAAGCCATGCATCCCCTGACCCTGCTGACCACCGGCGTGTATGGCAAAGCGCTACCGCCACAAAACGGCGCCCCCATTCGCCTGACGGTGCCGTGGAAGTACGGTTTCAAAGGGATCAAATCGATAGTTAAAATCAGCCTGGTTAAAGATATGCCGCCCACAACCTGGAATCAGCTGGCGCCGAATGAATATGGCTTCTACGCCAATGTGAATCCACACGTCGATCACCCGCGCTGGTCGCAGGCCAGCGAGCGCGTGATTGGGTCAGGCGGTATTCTTGATGTTAAGCGCCAGCCCACGCTGCTGTATAACGGCTATGCCGAACAGGTGGCTTCGCTCTATCATGGGCTTGATTTACGGGAAAACTTCTAA
- the accB gene encoding acetyl-CoA carboxylase biotin carboxyl carrier protein: MDIRKIKKLIELVEESGIAELEISEGEESVRISRSPANVGYPMMQQAYAAPMMQPQPALAAAVAPATAPAMEAPAAPEISGHIVRSPMVGTFYRTPSPDAKAFIEIGQKVNAGDTLCIVEAMKMMNQIEADKSGVVKAILVESGQPVEFDEPLVVIE, encoded by the coding sequence ATGGATATTCGTAAGATTAAAAAACTGATCGAACTGGTTGAAGAATCAGGCATCGCTGAACTGGAAATCTCTGAAGGCGAAGAGTCAGTTCGTATCAGCCGTTCCCCGGCTAATGTTGGCTATCCAATGATGCAGCAGGCCTACGCTGCGCCAATGATGCAGCCGCAGCCCGCTCTGGCCGCCGCCGTTGCTCCTGCTACTGCACCGGCAATGGAAGCGCCAGCTGCTCCTGAGATCAGTGGCCACATCGTGCGCTCTCCAATGGTAGGTACCTTCTATCGTACCCCAAGCCCGGATGCCAAAGCCTTCATTGAAATTGGCCAGAAAGTTAACGCCGGCGACACTCTGTGCATCGTTGAAGCGATGAAAATGATGAACCAGATCGAAGCCGATAAGTCCGGCGTAGTGAAAGCGATCCTGGTCGAAAGCGGTCAGCCAGTTGAATTTGACGAGCCGCTGGTAGTCATCGAATAA
- the aroQ gene encoding type II 3-dehydroquinate dehydratase, which yields MTDKFHVLLLNGPNLNLLGTREPEKYGHTTLGEIVSDLTAQAAALNVTLSHLQSNAEHALIDRIHEAKGNVDYIVINPAAFTHTSVALRDALLAVSIPFIEVHLSNVHAREPFRHHSYLSDISAGVICGLGVDGYSWALQTAVKRLSPSN from the coding sequence ATGACGGATAAGTTTCATGTACTCCTTTTGAACGGTCCCAACCTGAATCTGCTGGGTACGCGTGAGCCGGAAAAGTACGGCCACACGACGCTGGGCGAGATTGTCAGCGATCTGACGGCACAGGCTGCAGCGCTGAACGTTACCCTGAGCCATCTCCAGTCCAATGCGGAACATGCGTTGATTGATCGCATACATGAAGCGAAAGGCAATGTCGATTATATCGTCATCAATCCGGCGGCATTCACCCATACCAGCGTAGCACTGCGTGATGCGCTGCTGGCAGTCAGTATCCCGTTTATCGAAGTTCATCTGTCAAATGTGCATGCCCGCGAGCCTTTTCGCCATCATTCATATCTCTCTGATATTTCTGCCGGCGTGATCTGTGGACTTGGCGTCGACGGTTATTCCTGGGCTTTACAGACAGCGGTAAAACGCCTGTCACCATCTAATTAA
- the msrQ gene encoding protein-methionine-sulfoxide reductase heme-binding subunit MsrQ: protein MRLNAKQITALKVLLHLAGFLPFLWLLLSLDQGWFSADPAKDIQHFTGRMALKFLLASLAVTPLARYGKQPLLIRVRRLLGLWCFAWATLHLLSYSLLELGIDNIGLLGSELISRPYLTLGVISWIILMLLAATSFQKAQRRLGKRWQTLHYTVYLVAILAPVHYLWSVKVLSPQPWIYALLAAILLAFRYKTFRKWWPW, encoded by the coding sequence ATGCGCCTTAATGCGAAACAAATAACCGCCCTCAAGGTTCTGCTGCATCTGGCGGGTTTCCTGCCGTTCCTCTGGCTGCTGCTCTCACTCGATCAGGGCTGGTTCAGTGCCGACCCGGCGAAGGATATCCAGCATTTCACCGGCAGAATGGCGCTGAAGTTCCTGCTGGCCAGCCTGGCCGTGACCCCGCTCGCTCGCTACGGTAAGCAACCCCTGCTGATCCGCGTGCGTCGTCTGCTGGGTCTGTGGTGTTTTGCCTGGGCTACCCTGCACCTGCTCAGCTATTCCCTGCTGGAGCTGGGGATCGACAACATTGGCCTGCTGGGTTCAGAACTGATTTCCCGGCCGTATCTGACACTGGGCGTCATCAGTTGGATTATCCTGATGCTGCTGGCCGCCACCTCCTTCCAGAAAGCCCAGCGCCGCCTGGGTAAGCGCTGGCAAACGCTGCATTACACCGTCTATCTGGTGGCAATCCTGGCACCTGTTCACTATCTTTGGTCGGTTAAGGTGCTTTCGCCACAGCCGTGGATTTATGCGCTACTTGCCGCGATCCTGCTGGCATTTCGATATAAAACCTTCCGCAAGTGGTGGCCATGGTGA
- the acuI gene encoding acrylyl-CoA reductase (NADPH) — protein MQALVLEQADGKTLATLQQVDSSLLPPGEVTVDIDWSGINYKDALAITGKGKIIRQFPMVPGIDFAGKVHTSSDPRFHSGQSVVLTGWGVGENHWGGLAEQARVKADWLVALPEGIDARQAMIVGTAGLTAMLCVLALEEGGVTPESGDVLVTAASGGVGSTAIALLHALGYRVTAVSGRESTHDYLRQLGADNILPRSEFSEVSRPLEKQRWAGAIDAAGGQVLASVLAQTTWGGVVAACGLAGGFDLPTSVMPFILRNVRLQGVDSVMAPTARRIAAWKRLVKTLPASFYQQATTEVPLAQAAEAAEKLLNNQITGRTLVRVR, from the coding sequence ATGCAGGCACTGGTTCTTGAACAGGCAGACGGCAAAACGCTGGCCACTCTTCAGCAGGTCGACAGCAGCCTTCTCCCTCCCGGTGAAGTTACCGTTGATATTGACTGGTCAGGTATTAACTACAAAGACGCGCTGGCCATCACCGGTAAGGGAAAGATTATCCGCCAGTTCCCAATGGTGCCCGGTATTGATTTTGCCGGAAAAGTACACACCAGCAGCGACCCGCGTTTTCACAGCGGCCAGTCGGTGGTGCTTACCGGCTGGGGCGTTGGCGAGAACCACTGGGGCGGGCTGGCTGAACAGGCGCGGGTAAAAGCGGACTGGCTGGTCGCACTGCCGGAAGGTATCGACGCGCGCCAGGCGATGATTGTTGGCACCGCGGGGCTGACCGCCATGCTGTGCGTGCTGGCGCTGGAAGAAGGTGGCGTGACCCCGGAAAGCGGTGACGTGCTGGTCACTGCAGCCAGTGGCGGCGTGGGTAGCACGGCCATTGCGCTACTGCACGCGCTGGGTTACCGGGTTACCGCGGTCAGCGGACGCGAATCTACCCACGACTACTTACGCCAGCTGGGTGCCGATAATATTCTGCCGCGCAGCGAGTTCAGCGAGGTTTCCCGTCCGCTGGAGAAACAGCGCTGGGCCGGAGCGATCGATGCCGCCGGTGGCCAGGTGCTGGCCAGCGTACTGGCACAAACCACGTGGGGGGGAGTCGTTGCCGCCTGCGGCCTTGCCGGTGGTTTCGATCTGCCAACCAGCGTGATGCCGTTTATTCTGCGTAACGTTCGCCTGCAGGGCGTCGATTCCGTGATGGCTCCGACGGCACGCCGCATTGCCGCCTGGAAACGTCTGGTGAAGACGCTGCCCGCTTCGTTCTATCAGCAGGCCACTACCGAAGTCCCCCTGGCGCAGGCCGCGGAGGCCGCGGAAAAACTGTTAAATAATCAGATAACCGGACGAACCCTGGTGCGGGTTCGCTGA
- the accC gene encoding acetyl-CoA carboxylase biotin carboxylase subunit, whose translation MLDKIVIANRGEIALRILRACKELGIKTVAVHSTADRDLKHVLLADETVCIGPAQSVKSYLNIPALISAAEITGAVAIHPGYGFLSENADFAEQVERSGFIFIGPKADTIRLMGDKVSAITAMKKAGVPTVPGSDGPLTEDMDKNRAFAKRIGYPVIIKASGGGGGRGMRVVRSDKDLEQSISMTKAEAKAAFNNDMVYMEKYLENPRHIEIQVMADGQGNAIYLAERDCSMQRRHQKVVEEAPAPGITEELRRYIGERCSKACVDIGYRGAGTFEFLFENGEFYFIEMNTRIQVEHPVTEMITGVDLIKEQLRIAAGQPLSIKQEEVIVRGHAVECRINAEDPNTFLPSPGKITRFHAPGGFGVRWESHIYAGYSVPPYYDSMIGKLITYGETRDVAISRMKNALAELIIDGIKTNIELQMKIMSDENFQHGGTNIHYLEKKLGLQEK comes from the coding sequence ATGCTTGATAAAATTGTAATTGCTAACCGTGGTGAGATTGCGCTGCGTATTCTGCGTGCCTGTAAAGAGCTGGGCATCAAAACCGTTGCCGTACACTCCACTGCGGATCGCGATCTGAAGCACGTGCTGCTGGCGGACGAAACCGTCTGCATCGGCCCCGCTCAGTCGGTAAAAAGCTATCTGAATATTCCGGCGCTGATCTCTGCGGCGGAAATCACCGGTGCGGTGGCTATTCACCCAGGTTACGGATTCCTTTCTGAGAACGCTGACTTTGCCGAGCAGGTTGAGCGTTCCGGATTTATCTTTATCGGACCTAAAGCGGACACCATCCGCCTGATGGGCGATAAAGTTTCCGCCATCACCGCGATGAAGAAAGCCGGCGTTCCTACCGTTCCCGGTTCCGACGGTCCACTGACCGAAGACATGGATAAAAACCGCGCCTTTGCGAAACGCATTGGCTATCCGGTCATTATCAAGGCTTCCGGCGGCGGCGGCGGTCGCGGTATGCGCGTAGTGCGCAGCGACAAAGATCTGGAGCAATCCATCAGCATGACGAAAGCGGAAGCCAAAGCGGCTTTCAACAACGACATGGTGTACATGGAGAAGTACCTGGAAAATCCACGCCACATCGAAATTCAGGTGATGGCGGACGGTCAGGGCAACGCCATCTATCTGGCCGAGCGCGACTGTTCCATGCAGCGTCGTCACCAGAAAGTGGTGGAAGAAGCGCCAGCACCGGGTATCACTGAAGAGCTGCGTCGCTACATCGGCGAGCGCTGTTCTAAAGCCTGTGTGGATATCGGCTATCGCGGTGCGGGTACTTTCGAGTTCCTGTTTGAAAACGGTGAGTTCTACTTCATTGAAATGAACACCCGTATTCAGGTTGAGCATCCGGTAACCGAAATGATCACCGGCGTGGACCTGATCAAAGAGCAGCTGCGTATCGCTGCCGGTCAGCCGCTGTCAATCAAACAGGAAGAAGTGATCGTTCGCGGCCATGCGGTTGAATGCCGTATCAACGCCGAGGATCCGAACACCTTCCTGCCAAGCCCGGGCAAGATCACCCGCTTCCATGCGCCAGGTGGTTTTGGCGTGCGTTGGGAATCGCATATCTATGCCGGTTACAGCGTGCCGCCGTACTATGATTCGATGATTGGCAAGCTCATCACCTACGGTGAAACCCGTGATGTGGCGATCTCCCGCATGAAAAATGCGCTGGCGGAGCTGATTATCGACGGTATCAAAACCAATATCGAACTGCAGATGAAAATCATGTCAGACGAGAACTTCCAGCACGGTGGGACCAACATCCACTATCTGGAGAAGAAACTCGGCCTGCAAGAGAAGTAA
- the mreB gene encoding rod shape-determining protein MreB, whose protein sequence is MFKKFRGMFSNDLSIDLGTANTLIYVKGQGIVLNEPSVVAIRQDRAGSPKSVAAVGHDAKQMLGRTPGNIAAIRPMKDGVIADFFVTEKMLQHFIKQVHSNSFMRPSPRVLVCVPVGATQVERRAIRESAQGAGAREVFLIEEPMAAAIGAGLPVSEATGSMVVDIGGGTTEVAVISLNGVVYSSSVRIGGDRFDEAIINYVRRNYGSLIGEATAERIKHGIGSAYPGDEVHEMEVRGRNLAEGVPRGFTLNSNEILEALQEPLTGIVSAVMVALEQCPPELASDISERGMVLTGGGALLRNLDRLLMEETGIPVVVAEDPLTCVARGGGKALEMIDMHGGDLFSEE, encoded by the coding sequence ATGTTTAAAAAATTTCGTGGCATGTTTTCCAACGACTTGTCCATCGACCTGGGTACAGCCAATACCCTGATTTACGTGAAAGGACAGGGCATTGTTCTTAATGAGCCTTCCGTCGTTGCTATTCGTCAGGATCGTGCCGGTTCTCCTAAGAGCGTGGCGGCAGTAGGTCATGACGCAAAACAAATGCTGGGGCGTACGCCTGGCAATATCGCGGCTATTCGTCCAATGAAAGACGGCGTTATCGCTGACTTCTTTGTGACCGAGAAAATGCTGCAACACTTTATCAAGCAGGTACACAGCAACAGCTTCATGCGCCCAAGCCCGCGCGTGCTGGTGTGTGTGCCAGTGGGCGCCACTCAGGTTGAGCGCCGTGCTATCCGTGAATCTGCCCAGGGGGCAGGCGCACGTGAAGTGTTCCTGATTGAGGAACCGATGGCGGCAGCAATCGGTGCCGGACTGCCGGTATCTGAAGCGACCGGATCAATGGTTGTCGATATCGGTGGCGGTACAACAGAAGTTGCCGTGATCTCCCTCAACGGTGTGGTTTACTCCTCTTCCGTGCGAATTGGCGGCGACCGCTTTGATGAAGCCATCATTAATTATGTGCGCCGTAACTACGGCTCGCTGATCGGTGAAGCGACGGCGGAACGCATCAAGCATGGCATTGGCTCGGCCTATCCGGGTGATGAAGTGCACGAAATGGAAGTGCGCGGCCGTAACCTGGCTGAAGGTGTTCCACGTGGCTTCACGCTGAACTCTAATGAAATTCTGGAAGCGCTGCAGGAACCTCTGACCGGTATCGTGAGTGCGGTTATGGTTGCACTGGAACAGTGTCCGCCAGAACTGGCATCTGACATCTCCGAACGCGGCATGGTACTGACCGGTGGTGGTGCGCTGCTGCGTAACCTGGACCGCCTGCTTATGGAAGAGACCGGAATTCCGGTAGTCGTTGCAGAAGATCCGCTGACCTGTGTTGCTCGCGGCGGTGGTAAAGCGTTGGAAATGATTGACATGCACGGCGGCGATTTGTTCAGCGAAGAATAA
- the panF gene encoding sodium/pantothenate symporter, whose protein sequence is MKLEIVLPLIGYLLLVAGLSVFAMRKRREGSFLTEYFLGSRSMGGFVLAMTLTTTYISASSFIGGPGAAYKYGLGWVLLSMVQVPAVWLALGVLGKKFAILARRYNAVTLNDMLYARYRSPLLVWLASLSLLVAFIGAMTVQFIGGARLLETAAGIPYDTGLLIFGGSIALYTAFGGFRASVLNDAMQGLVMLLGTFLLLYAVIHAAGGMHSAVARLEAIDPRLITPSGVDNILTPTFLASFSVLVCFGVIGLPHTAVRCISYKDSKAVHLAIILGTIVVAVLMLGMHLAGALGRAVLPDLAIPDQVIPTLMIKVLPPLAAGIFLAAPMAAIMSTINAQLLQSSATIVKDLYLRIRPEHMANERLLKRFSSLVTLVLGLLLLLAAWNPPDMIIWLNLLAFGGLEAVFLWPLVLGLYWEKANAAGALSSMIAGAVCYTLLASLHIEPMGFHPIVPALLLSLLAFIAGNRFGHSAVES, encoded by the coding sequence GTGAAGCTTGAGATCGTTTTACCGCTGATTGGCTATTTGCTGCTGGTCGCCGGTTTGTCGGTGTTTGCCATGCGCAAGCGCCGCGAAGGCAGCTTCCTCACCGAGTACTTCCTCGGAAGCCGTTCCATGGGCGGCTTTGTACTGGCGATGACCCTGACCACAACGTATATCAGCGCCAGCTCATTTATCGGTGGCCCCGGTGCCGCCTATAAGTACGGGCTTGGCTGGGTGCTGCTGTCGATGGTACAGGTTCCTGCGGTCTGGCTGGCGCTGGGCGTGCTGGGGAAAAAATTCGCCATTCTTGCCCGTCGTTATAATGCCGTCACGCTCAACGATATGCTGTATGCCCGCTACCGCAGCCCGCTGCTGGTCTGGCTGGCGAGCCTGAGCCTGCTGGTTGCCTTCATCGGCGCGATGACGGTGCAGTTTATCGGTGGCGCGCGCCTGCTGGAGACGGCCGCGGGTATTCCTTACGATACCGGGCTGCTGATTTTCGGCGGCAGCATTGCGCTGTATACCGCCTTCGGTGGCTTCCGCGCCAGCGTGCTTAACGATGCCATGCAGGGCCTGGTGATGCTGCTGGGAACGTTTCTGCTGCTGTATGCGGTGATCCACGCGGCAGGCGGTATGCACAGCGCCGTTGCCCGGCTGGAAGCGATCGATCCCCGACTGATCACGCCTTCCGGCGTGGATAACATTCTGACCCCGACTTTCCTCGCCTCTTTCTCGGTGCTGGTCTGCTTTGGGGTGATTGGCCTGCCGCATACCGCCGTGCGCTGTATATCCTATAAGGACAGCAAGGCCGTTCACCTGGCCATCATCCTCGGCACTATCGTCGTCGCCGTGCTGATGCTGGGCATGCATCTGGCCGGGGCGCTGGGGCGAGCCGTACTGCCGGACCTGGCGATCCCCGACCAGGTGATCCCTACGCTGATGATCAAAGTCCTGCCGCCTCTGGCTGCTGGGATCTTTCTTGCCGCGCCGATGGCCGCGATCATGTCTACGATCAATGCCCAGCTGCTACAATCATCGGCAACGATCGTGAAAGATCTCTACCTGCGCATACGGCCTGAGCACATGGCGAACGAACGCCTGCTTAAACGATTTTCCAGCCTGGTGACGCTGGTGCTGGGTCTGCTGCTGCTGCTGGCGGCGTGGAACCCACCCGATATGATTATCTGGCTGAATCTGCTGGCCTTTGGTGGCCTTGAAGCCGTGTTCCTCTGGCCGCTGGTGCTGGGCCTGTACTGGGAAAAAGCCAATGCTGCTGGCGCACTGAGCAGCATGATCGCCGGTGCCGTCTGCTACACGCTGCTGGCCAGTCTGCACATCGAGCCGATGGGTTTCCATCCGATTGTGCCCGCGCTGCTGCTCAGCCTGCTGGCCTTTATTGCCGGCAACCGTTTTGGTCACTCTGCCGTTGAATCGTAG
- the csrD gene encoding RNase E specificity factor CsrD, whose amino-acid sequence MRLTTKLSAIIALLCTLGMLLMLVGCVLSFFYISNQRAEFRVERMAEDVDTALLTQSVQQISPWLHQVMNPLQIERIELNDDSKTLLQVTRHQQSLLDDEPNRFRQRDIHLRQHPHLTLRIMWIDSTKTWFSSMIGTSTLLAILTVVAIMAVLLLQAHRWLYRQLKGLEKLESRAEAVIRGERASVRPGSIHEWPAKASSAIDLLLADLKEAGEQHYRVDTLIRTFAAQDPRTGLNNRLFFDNQLTTLLEDPESVGTHGMVMMIRLPDFDTLRERWGHIEVQDYLFALVNLLSTFVLRYPGALLARYFRSDFAVLLPHRSVKDADGIASQLIKAVDTLPPTRMLDREDMIHIGISGWRSGQTTQQVMENAELATRQATLQGGNGWSVGEGALQELGRGSVKWRTLLENTVNRGGPRLYQKPAVTSDGQVHHREMMPRIFDGEKELLAAEYLPLAQQLGLAERYDRQLVTRILTLVELWPQETLAIPLTLDSLLQRSFLNWLRDSLLQCTKSQRNRILFELAEADVCQHINRLEPVFRLISGFGCRVAINQAGLTVVSTAYIRQFQVELIKLHPGLVRNIERRTENQLFVQSLIESCKQTSTRVFAAGVRFKEEWQTLVELGVTGGQGDFFASSQPVNSNVKKYSQRYRV is encoded by the coding sequence ATGCGATTAACCACCAAACTTTCTGCGATTATCGCGCTGCTCTGCACATTAGGAATGTTGCTGATGCTGGTGGGCTGCGTACTGAGCTTCTTTTATATTAGCAACCAGCGAGCTGAATTCCGCGTTGAGCGTATGGCTGAAGATGTCGATACGGCCTTATTAACGCAGTCTGTGCAGCAAATCTCTCCCTGGCTCCATCAGGTTATGAATCCCCTGCAAATTGAGCGCATCGAACTCAACGATGACAGCAAAACCCTGCTGCAGGTTACCCGGCATCAGCAGTCGCTGCTGGATGATGAGCCGAATCGTTTTCGGCAAAGAGACATTCATTTACGCCAGCATCCCCATCTTACACTGCGCATTATGTGGATAGACTCGACCAAAACCTGGTTCAGTTCAATGATCGGGACTTCCACTCTGCTGGCGATCCTTACCGTGGTGGCGATCATGGCCGTTCTCTTGCTACAGGCTCACCGCTGGCTGTACAGGCAGCTTAAAGGACTGGAAAAACTGGAGTCCCGGGCCGAAGCGGTAATCAGGGGAGAGCGCGCCAGCGTCCGCCCGGGGTCAATACATGAATGGCCGGCCAAAGCCAGCAGCGCGATCGACCTGCTACTGGCGGATCTGAAAGAGGCAGGTGAACAGCATTACCGCGTTGACACCCTGATCCGCACGTTTGCCGCACAGGATCCGCGTACGGGATTAAATAACCGTCTTTTTTTCGATAATCAATTGACGACGTTGCTGGAAGATCCTGAGTCGGTGGGCACTCACGGCATGGTCATGATGATCCGCCTGCCTGATTTTGACACGCTGCGCGAACGCTGGGGGCATATCGAGGTTCAGGATTATCTTTTCGCGCTGGTCAATCTCCTGTCGACCTTTGTCTTACGTTATCCCGGCGCGCTGCTGGCGCGCTACTTCCGCAGTGATTTCGCCGTGCTGTTGCCGCATCGCAGCGTTAAAGATGCCGATGGCATTGCCTCACAGCTCATCAAAGCCGTGGATACACTTCCGCCGACGCGCATGCTGGATCGTGAAGATATGATCCATATCGGTATCAGCGGCTGGCGTAGCGGACAGACCACGCAGCAGGTAATGGAAAACGCGGAACTGGCAACGCGGCAGGCCACACTGCAGGGCGGAAACGGGTGGTCGGTGGGGGAAGGTGCGCTCCAGGAGCTGGGGCGGGGAAGCGTGAAGTGGCGTACTTTACTGGAAAATACGGTGAATCGTGGCGGGCCTCGCCTGTATCAGAAACCGGCGGTGACCAGCGACGGTCAGGTTCATCACCGGGAAATGATGCCGCGCATATTCGACGGCGAAAAAGAGCTGCTGGCGGCGGAATATTTGCCTCTGGCGCAGCAGCTTGGGCTGGCAGAGCGCTATGACCGTCAGCTGGTCACGCGGATCCTCACGCTTGTCGAGCTGTGGCCTCAGGAGACGCTGGCGATTCCCCTCACCCTGGACTCCCTGCTGCAGCGAAGTTTCCTCAACTGGCTACGCGATAGTCTGCTGCAATGCACTAAATCACAAAGAAATCGTATTTTATTTGAACTTGCTGAAGCGGATGTGTGTCAACACATCAACCGGTTGGAGCCGGTGTTTCGTTTGATCTCTGGTTTTGGATGCCGTGTGGCCATCAATCAGGCAGGGTTAACCGTGGTAAGTACCGCTTATATAAGGCAGTTTCAGGTGGAGCTGATTAAGCTGCATCCGGGACTGGTTCGCAACATTGAGCGGCGTACGGAAAATCAGCTGTTTGTGCAGAGCCTGATTGAAAGCTGCAAGCAGACATCAACCCGGGTTTTTGCCGCCGGCGTGCGTTTTAAAGAGGAGTGGCAAACCCTGGTTGAGCTGGGTGTCACTGGCGGTCAGGGGGACTTTTTTGCCTCCTCTCAGCCGGTCAACAGCAACGTGAAAAAATATTCGCAAAGATATCGAGTTTAG
- a CDS encoding YhdT family protein: MDTRFLQANKEARWSFWLAVAYLACWVLTAWLWDERPGITGLPHWFELSCLLVPGLFIFLCWLMVRVVFRDIPLEDDSEA; encoded by the coding sequence ATGGATACGCGTTTTCTACAGGCCAATAAAGAAGCGCGCTGGTCGTTCTGGCTGGCGGTTGCTTACCTTGCCTGCTGGGTGCTGACGGCCTGGCTGTGGGACGAACGCCCTGGCATCACCGGGCTACCACACTGGTTTGAACTCTCCTGCCTGCTGGTCCCCGGCCTGTTTATATTTCTCTGCTGGCTGATGGTTCGCGTGGTTTTCCGCGATATTCCCCTGGAGGATGATAGTGAAGCTTGA